In Planctomycetia bacterium, the following proteins share a genomic window:
- a CDS encoding STAS domain-containing protein: MATNTNNLVKEIRKAPEATIVSLEGDVDLHHSPALHAALVEVAGERPKRLVLDMTGVPYIDSSGVGTFVEVFRRVTAYKGKMIFFGLNDRVRSVFEITKLDKFFVICQNEDQATQA, encoded by the coding sequence ATGGCAACGAATACAAATAATCTGGTCAAGGAAATTAGAAAGGCGCCCGAGGCGACGATCGTGTCGCTGGAGGGCGATGTGGACCTGCACCACTCGCCCGCGCTGCACGCCGCATTGGTCGAAGTGGCCGGTGAGAGGCCCAAGCGCCTCGTCCTCGACATGACCGGCGTCCCGTACATCGATTCCTCCGGCGTGGGCACCTTTGTCGAGGTCTTTCGTCGCGTCACCGCCTACAAGGGCAAGATGATCTTCTTCGGGCTGAACGATCGCGTTCGCAGCGTCTTTGAAATCACCAAGCTCGACAAGTTTTTCGTGATCTGTCAGAACGAGGATCAGGCCACGCAGGCCTGA
- a CDS encoding PIG-L family deacetylase — protein sequence MATSELDIIFTAPHPDDLEIGSGGAIAKLVKLGYRVGMVHMTNGEPTPLGDPETRLKEMRAAADILGVQVCEMVGMTNRMLMDGPEARFALASVVRKYRPRILVGIAGRTVAASPDHYQAQLITEATRFYSQLTKWDDRFSGTKPHRVDHLIYRPIARSAEIAHWPAQFVVDITDTIDQKLAAIECYKSQFPQQRFEGLKHWVLSSGGYEGGMCGYKYGELYAVPRPLGVLDPMPLFGEWPVPSPIDPPKV from the coding sequence ATGGCAACGAGCGAGCTGGACATCATCTTCACGGCGCCACACCCGGACGATCTGGAAATCGGTAGCGGCGGCGCCATCGCCAAACTCGTTAAGCTCGGCTATCGCGTCGGCATGGTCCACATGACCAACGGCGAACCGACGCCGCTGGGCGACCCGGAAACGCGCTTAAAGGAGATGAGGGCCGCCGCCGACATCCTCGGCGTACAGGTCTGCGAGATGGTGGGCATGACGAACCGGATGCTGATGGACGGCCCCGAGGCGCGGTTTGCGCTGGCGAGCGTCGTGCGAAAGTATCGGCCGCGCATCCTCGTCGGCATCGCCGGCAGGACCGTCGCCGCCTCGCCGGACCATTACCAGGCGCAGCTCATCACCGAGGCGACGCGGTTCTACTCGCAGCTCACCAAATGGGACGATCGATTCAGCGGGACGAAGCCGCACCGGGTGGATCATCTGATATACCGGCCGATCGCCCGATCGGCGGAGATCGCCCACTGGCCCGCGCAGTTTGTCGTGGATATCACCGACACCATCGATCAGAAGCTCGCCGCCATCGAATGCTACAAATCGCAGTTTCCTCAACAGCGATTCGAGGGGCTCAAGCACTGGGTCCTTTCGTCGGGCGGGTACGAAGGTGGAATGTGCGGATACAAGTATGGCGAGCTCTACGCCGTGCCGCGGCCTTTGGGAGTATTGGACCCGATGCCCCTTTTTGGAGAGTGGCCGGTGCCGTCTCCGATCGACCCACCGAAAGTGTGA
- a CDS encoding HEAT repeat domain-containing protein — translation MRCMGAHSTGFLVALSLAGGCTSIGPYRAQISSEEPAERILAVRAAAEAKDWRSVPLIVDRLEDEDDAVRFFSILALERITGERFGYDYARSARERAASVSRWRSYVKGGDYQTAAAAAELEDGEPSGGPGA, via the coding sequence ATGCGGTGCATGGGTGCTCATTCCACTGGCTTCCTGGTCGCGTTGTCGCTGGCGGGCGGATGTACGTCGATCGGCCCATACCGGGCCCAGATTTCCTCCGAAGAGCCTGCCGAGCGAATACTCGCTGTTCGGGCCGCGGCTGAGGCGAAGGATTGGAGATCGGTCCCGTTGATTGTCGATCGTCTTGAGGATGAAGACGACGCGGTACGTTTTTTCTCCATCCTTGCACTCGAACGAATCACCGGCGAGCGATTTGGATATGATTATGCCCGGTCCGCAAGAGAACGCGCGGCCAGCGTGTCCCGTTGGCGATCGTATGTGAAGGGTGGAGATTACCAGACGGCGGCGGCCGCTGCCGAGCTGGAGGACGGCGAGCCATCCGGCGGTCCCGGGGCGTGA
- a CDS encoding ATP-binding protein — translation MTRAVPIELNITSSAKCLPVVRGAVEKMANVEGFGEMDSHALTLAIDEALANVIEHGYEGKDDQPISITLLPVKSPDGRPGISVTVRDKGRQVSPEKIKGRPLDEVRPGGLGVHIIKSVMDEVQYSCPPDGGMLLSMVKYVGGDTSAAFGGEPKEGQAGGLAQKGE, via the coding sequence ATGACCCGAGCTGTTCCCATCGAACTGAACATCACCAGCAGTGCCAAGTGCCTGCCCGTCGTGCGCGGCGCCGTGGAGAAGATGGCCAACGTGGAAGGCTTCGGCGAGATGGACTCGCACGCACTGACTCTTGCGATCGATGAGGCACTGGCCAATGTCATCGAACACGGCTACGAGGGGAAGGACGATCAGCCGATCTCCATCACCCTTCTGCCGGTCAAGTCCCCGGACGGCCGCCCTGGCATTTCGGTGACCGTCCGCGACAAAGGTCGCCAGGTCTCTCCCGAAAAGATCAAGGGTCGACCGCTCGACGAAGTGCGGCCCGGCGGGCTGGGTGTGCACATTATCAAGTCCGTCATGGATGAAGTGCAGTACAGTTGTCCGCCGGACGGCGGAATGCTCCTGAGCATGGTCAAGTACGTCGGCGGCGATACGAGTGCCGCGTTTGGAGGCGAGCCCAAGGAGGGGCAGGCCGGGGGCCTGGCGCAAAAGGGCGAGTAA